A stretch of the Nicotiana tabacum cultivar K326 chromosome 6, ASM71507v2, whole genome shotgun sequence genome encodes the following:
- the LOC107827261 gene encoding alpha-mannosidase I MNS5, whose amino-acid sequence MFRSAVAIWILLYLVISPSIFIICLSEQHPTNLMAAKRKRMSDRVREMFYHAYDNYMMYAFPHDELKPLSKAYTDSLSELGNLKLEHLPQQYNGSALTLIESLSSLAILGNYTEFEKAILWLSENLSFDVDARINLFECNIRVLGGLVSAHILATDSTNRLVQGTYKNQLLDLAEDLGQRFLPAFDTPTGLPYAWINLKHGVMADETTETSTSGCGSLILEMGTLSRLTGDPRFETAALRALRKLWSMRSSLNLLGTTLDVATGNWIEYSSGIGAGVDSFYEYLMKAYVLFGRDEFWKMFQSAYIAVQKYFRHGPWYHEADMRTGKATYWQLTSLQAFWPGLQVQVGDIDAANSSHREFFKVWKQYGVLPERYLLDHQMLHPTEKYYPLRPELAESTFYLYQATKDPWYMEVGESIINSLNAHTRVKGGFASIRDVTTMQLEDHQHSFFLAETCKYLYLLFDDSFLLNQNYIFTTEGHPLPVRRSWHERLPEAYNLSNGSSVKNGEQIKRTSAMSLRVCPAAMIHHESNERRLESACHIPDTRADHRCFSDVDCGLDANTCRRRSCSMAGYCGLWSYI is encoded by the exons ATGTTTCGATCAGCGGTGGCAATATGGATTCTGCTCTATCTTGTCATCTCTCCCTCCATATTTATCATCTGTTTGTCAGAACAACACCCAACCAATCTTATGGCAGCTAAAAGGAAGCGTATGAGCGACAGAGTTCGCGAAAT GTTTTACCATGCTTATGATAACTACATGATGTATGCTTTTCCG CATGATGAGCTGAAACCTCTGAGCAAAGCCTACACAGATTCTCTAAGTGAACTTGGAAATTTGAAG CTTGAACATCTGCCGCAGCAGTACAATGGATCAGCTCTTACCCTAATTGAATCACTCTCCAG CCTCGCAATCTTGGGTAACTACACTGAGTTTGAAAAGGCTATTCTTTGGCTATCCGAAAATCTATCATTTGATGTTGATGCAAGGATAAATCTGTTTGAG TGCAACATAAGAGTTCTTGGAGGACTTGTTTCTGCTCATATTCTTGCCACTGATTCTACGAACAGGTTGGTTCAAGGAACTTATAAGAATCAACTCCTTGACCTGGCTGAAGATTTGGGACAACGCTTTCTACCTGCTTTCGATACTCCAACCGGATTACCTTATGCTTGGATCAACTTAAAG CATGGTGTAATGGCGGATGAGACAACTGAAACGAGCACATCTGGATGTG GTTCTCTAATCCTTGAAATGGGTACATTATCACGTTTAACCGGTGATCCAAGATTTGAGACGGCAGCTTTGCGTGCTCTTCGTAAGTTATGGAGCATGCGGAGTTCTCTAAATCTTCTTGGCACTACACTGGATGTAGCAACTGGAAACTGGATTGAGTATTCTTCTGGAATTGGAGCTG GTGTGGATTCATTCTATGAATATCTAATGAAAGCATATGTTCTATTTGGAAGAGATGAATTCTGGAAGATGTTTCAATCTGCTTACATTGCTGTGCAGAAATACTTTAGGCATGGCCCGTG GTATCATGAAGCAGACATGAGAACTGGAAAAGCAACATACTGGCAGCTCACAAGCCTTCAAGCATTCTGGCCCGGTCTGCAA GTTCAAGTTGGGGATATCGATGCAGCTAATTCATCACACCGCGAATTTTTCAAGGTGTGGAAGCAATATGGAGTACTTCCAGAGAG GTATCTGCTGGACCATCAGATGTTGCATCCTACTGAAAAATACTATCCTTTACGCCCTGAATTGGCAGAGTCCACATTTTACTTATACCAAGCAACCAAAG ATCCATGGTACATGGAAGTGGGTGAATCAATAATAAATTCTCTGAATGCACACACAAGAGTTAAAGGTGGCTTTGCCAGCATTAGGGACGTGACTACAATGCAATTAGAAGACCATCAGCATAGTTTCTTCCTAGCAGAAAC GTGCAAGTATTTGTATCTACTTTTTGATGATTCATTTCTCCTTAATCAAAATTACATATTTACAACTGAGGGTCATCCCCTGCCTGTTAGACGCAGTTGGCATGAGAGGCTTCCTGAGGCTTATAATCTAAGTAATGGAAGTTCTGTCAAG AATGGAGAGCAGATAAAACGAACCAGTGCCATGTCACTTCGAGTTTGTCCAGCTGCTATGATTCACCATGAATCGAATGAAAGGCGACTTGAAAGTGCTTGCCACATCCCTGATACTCGCGCTGATCACAGATGTTTCAGTGATGTTGATTGTGGTCTTGATGCCAACACCTGTAGACGGAGGTCATGCAGTATGGCTGGATACTGTGGTCTCTGGTCGTACATATAA
- the LOC107827260 gene encoding gibberellin-regulated protein 5, which produces MAVAIRLVFVMALLLMFLGVKAKVSLTDLKVEEDKSQHFGLSQAFRVFTRGANRRLVQGVVLKLAKYLNNGDLALAPAPAPAPHPSQLDCGGLCKYRCSLHSRPKVCIRACGTCCLRCKCVPPGTFGNREMCGKCYTGMTTHGNKTKCP; this is translated from the exons ATGGCGGTGGCGATTCGTTTGGTTTTTGTAATGGCTCTTTTACTTATGTTTTTGGGTGTTAAGGCCAAG gtttcTTTAACTGATCTCAAGGTTGAAGAAGATAAATCACAACATTTTGGCCTCAGTCAGGCATTTCGT GTTTTCACCAGAGGGGCCAACAGGCGGCTGGTTCAAGGCGTAG TTTTAAAGCTTGCAAAATACTTGAACAATGGGGATCTGGCTCTAGCACCTGCACCTGCACCAGCTCCACATCCAAGCCAATTGGATTGTGGAGGGTTATGCAAATACAGATGCAGTTTACACTCGCGGCCAAAAGTGTGTATAAGGGCATGTGGAACATGTTGTCTAAGGTGCAAATGTGTGCCACCAGGTACCTTTGGCAACAGAGAGATGTGTGGCAAATGTTACACTGGAATGACAACTCACGGAAACAAGACCAAGTgcccttaa